GGCCGATGTGTGGGTCGACGAATTCGGTGATCACCTGAGTGATGGTGTCGGGTGCCTCGAACATCGGCACGTGCCCCACTCCCTTCAGCGTCTTCACCACCGCGTCCGGCGCGAGGTTGGCGGTGAAATGCCGGGTGAACCGCGGTGCGGGAAGCACGCGGTCCTTCTCACAGATCACCAGTTGGGTCGGGGTCCGCGAGTTCTTGATCTCCATCAGGCCGGCCGTGGTCAGTGCCTTGACCATGAGCTTGAAGTAGGCCGGGCAGTGCGCCAGGTCCTCGATCAGATCGCGACGGTCGCTGTCGTTGAGCACGTCGGGTGTCGCGCTCACGGCCAGATATGAGATCTGCTTGGTCAGTGGGAGTTTCAGCAGCTGCTGCCGCAACACCGCGGTGGACAGCACCACCGGCAGCGCGGCCATGAACTTCGCGATGATCTCGTACTTCGCCGGCGTGAACCGCGACCAGCCGCCCGCGGGGGCGATGCCGGTCAGCGTGCGGGCCCGGCCGCGCCGTTCGAGCTCGAAGGCCACCCAGCCGCCCAGGGAATTGCCGACGATGTGCGCCGTGCACCAGCCCAATTCGTCGAGCCGGCGTTCGACGTCGTCGGCGAGTGTCGCGACGTCGAGGAGAACGGGTGCGTGCGCGCCGCCGTGGTGGCCGGCCATGGTGGGGGCGAACACCTCGTAGCGGCCGGTCTGGGCGAGTTGCGGTGCGACGTACTTCCACACGCTCTGCGACAACAGGAACGGGTGCAGCAGCAGGATCGGTTCCTTCTGCACACTGTCGGCACCGCCGACGAAACCCAGGTGGATGGGAGCGCGTTCAGCCATGTCGCCAGACATTAAGGTGATACCGCCGGTACCGCAAGGGGCCTGTCGGTGCGGATCGGTAGGGTCTGGGCGTGGCATCTCCGGCACCTCTGACCGTCAGCACCATCAACGTCAACGGCATTCGCGCCGCGGTCAAGCAGCGGTCCACCGACAATCTCGGCCTGCTGCCCTGGCTCAAGGAAACCGAGGCCGACGTGGTCTGCCTGCAGGAGACCCGGGCCGATGACGAGCAGCTCAGCGACGCGTTGGCGCCGGCCCTGGCCGATGGCTGGAATCTGGCCTCGGCGGTTCCTCATGTGAAGGGCCGCAACGGCGTTGCCGTGTTGTCCCGGCATCCCATCGATGCGGCGCGGCTGCTGGTCTCCGAGGAGTTCGAGGCGCACGGTCGCTACCTGGAGGTGGACACCGCGGGGGTCACGGTCGCCAGCATCTATGTTCCGACCGGCGAGGCCGAGACAGACCGGCAGCTGGAAAAGGAACGGTTCATGGCCACCGTCGCCGCCCGGATGGCCGAGTTGCTGGGCCGTGACGCGGTGCTGTGCGGTGACTGGAACATCGCGCACACGGAGAACGACATCAAGAACTGGAAGGGCAACGTCAAGAAGGCCGGCTTCCTGCCCAGCGAGCGGGCGTGGCTCACCGAGCTGTTGGGCACCGGCTGGGTGGACGTGGTGCGGGTGCTGCACCCCGATGTGGCCGGGCCCTACAGCTGGTGGTCCTGGCGCGGTAAGGCTTTCGACAACGACGCCGGTTGGCGCATCGACTATCACCTGGCCAGCCCGACGCTGGCCGTACGGGCGACATCGGCACGGGTGGACCGGGCCGAGCTGTATGCACTGCGGTGGTCGGACCACTCGCCGGTGACGGTCGCCTACGGCTGACGCCAGTCCGGGCGACGGCCCAGGTGCAGCAGGACTTTCTCGAAATCCGTTGCTGCCGAATGATCGACGGCCCGGTCGAACGGTGAGGCGGGAGTGTCGCGGAAGTCGCCGTCGGGGATCGCGAGCACGAGTGGCAGCACGGCGGCGATCACGTCGGCCGGCAGCTCGTAGGAAGCGCCGAGGCTGGCCGCGACATCCCAGCCGTGCACGGCGTAATCGACGAGGTGGAACCCGATCGCCAAGGCGCCGGGGAACGTCGCGTCCGGTCCGAACTCGGGTAGCGCAAACGTCGTCTCCATGACTCCGTCGGCGGCGAACGCGTCGAGCACGTCATGCGCGGCCGCGGTGTAGGTGCCGGCCGGATCCGCGCGCACGGCGTCGGCCACCGTCGCCACGTCCCACACCGCCTCGTCGGCGCCCCGTCCGCGGGCGGCCGCGGCGAACCCACGGTGTTGCACGGTCATGTGGGCCAGGAGATCGGCGAGCGTCCACTCCGCGCACGGGGTGGGGCGATCGAGGTCGGAGATGCCGACTGCGTCGACGGCGGTGACACAGCGCAGCACGGCCACGCGGTGGAGGGGGCGTAAGTCGGTTTCAATGGTATGCATGCGCCTACGATAGGCGTATGCCTACCATCACGCAACGCCTACAGTGAGCCGGTGTCGAAGCGCCCGGACCTGGCTGCCATGCTCGCCCCGTTGCTGCGGGACCTGATGGCCGCCGAGCAGCCGGTGCTGGACGCACACGGCCTGACCATGTGGGGTTACGTCGTCCTCAGCGCGCTCGACCGATCCGCGGTGCGCACCCAGGCGGCGCTGGCCGAGGCCATCGGTGCCGACAAGACCCGCATCATCCGCACCCTCGATGACCTGCAACAGCAGGGCTTCATCGAGCGGGAGCCGGACCCCGATGACCGCCGGGTGCGACTGCTGGCCATCACCGACGCGGGCCGCGCGGTCAAGGACTCCGCCCAGCAGGAGATTCAGCGCGGCGAGGAGCGCTGGCTCGGCGAGCTGACCTCCGAGGAGCGCGCGGCGTTCCTTCGGGCCCTCAAGCGCCTGACCCCCGAATAACTCGGATGACACCAGTGCGAAAATCAGAAGATCATGAGTAGCGGAAGCAAACAGGTCGTATTCTCGGGCGCCCAGCCCACCTCCGACTCCCTGCACCTCGGCAATGCCCTGGGTGCCGTCACGCACTGGGCGCAGCTGCAGGACGGGTACGAGGCGTTCTTCTGCGTCGTCGACCAGCACGCCATCACCGTGCCGCAGGACCCCGAGACCCTGCGCAGGCGCACGCTGGTGACCGCCGCGCAGTACCTGGCGCTCGGCATCGATCCGACGCGCAGCACGGTCTTTGTCCAGAGCCACGTGCCCGAGCACAGCCAATTGGCTTGGGTGCTGGGATGTTTCACCGGATTCGGCCAGGCCTCGCGGATGACGCAGTTCAAGGACAAGTCGCAGAAGCAGGGTGCGGACGCCACCACCGTGGGTCTGTTCACCTATCCGGTACTGATGGCCGCCGACGTGCTGCTCTATGACACCGACCTGGTTCCGGTCGGGGAAGATCAGCGCCAGCACCTGGAGTTGGCCCGGGACCTGGCGCAGCGATTCAACGCCCGGTTCCCGGACACCTTCGTGGTGCCCGAGGCGATGATCCCGAGGGCCACCGCCAAGATCTACGACCTGCAGGACCCGTCGGCGAAGATGAGCAAATCGGCGGCCAGCGACGCGGGGCTGATCAGCCTGCTCGACGATCCAAAGGCCACGGCCAAGAAGATCCGCTCGGCGGTCACCGACAGCGAGCGCGAGATCCGATTCGATCAGGAGAACAAGCCGGGAATCTCGAACCTGTTGAGCATCCAGTCCGCGGTGACCGGTACCGATATCGACAAGCTGGTCGAAGGATATGCCGGCCGCGGCTACGGGGATCTCAAGAAGGAGACCGCGGAGGCGGTCGTGGAGTTCGTCACCCCGATCAAGACCCGGGTGGACGAATTGCTGGCTGACCCGGCCGAACTCCAGTCCGTTCTGGCGGCTGGGGCGGAACACGCCCGACAGGTCGCGGGTAAGACCCTCGCTCGCGTTTACGACAGGATAGGGTTTCTCCAGCAAACGCCATGAGCGCCGGGGAGGGGTTGGCGGTGGACGAGCCGGAGAAGCCGGGATTACTGGCCCGGATACGCGCCCGCTTTCCCTGGTTCGACCACGTGATGCGGGCGCAGGAGCGCTACAACGACTGCAACGGCAACTTCTATGCCGCCGGTATCACCTATTTCACGATCTTCGCGTTGTTCCCGCTGTTGATGGTCGGCTTCGCGGCCGGCGGGTTCCTGCTGTCGCGGCGGCCGGATCTGCTCGAGGAAATCGAGGAGCGGATCCGTCAGGCGGTCTCGGGTGACCTCGGCCAGCAACTCGTCACCCTGATGGACTCAGCCATCGCCTCGCGTGGCACGGTCGGCGTCATCGGGCTGGCGACCGCGATCTGGGCCGGGCTGGGCTGGATGGCCAACCTGCGCGAGGCGCTGAGCCAGATGTGGGAACAACACGCCGAGTCGAACTTCGTCGGCAACAAGCTCTCGGATCTGCTCGCGCTGGTGTCGGCGTTCCTGGCGATGGTGATCACCATCGCGCTGACCGCGCTCGGCGACCCCGCCCTGATGCGGAAGGTGTTGCGCTGGATCGGGTTGCACGACGGCGTCCTGCTCGGCAGCGGATTGCGCCTGATCTCGATCGTGGTATCGGTCTCGATCTCGTGGTTGTTGTTCACCTGGATCATCTCCCGGTTGCCGCGTGAGCCGGTGCCGTTCCGCCGGTCGATCCGGGCCGGCTTGCTGGCGGCGGTGGGCTTCGAGATCTTCAAGCAGGTGGCGTCGATCTACCTGCAGACCGTGCTGAACGGACCTGCCGGGGCCACCTTCGGCCCGGTACTCGGCCTGATGGTGTTCGCCTACGTCACCGCGCGGCTGATCCTGTTCGCGACCGCATGGGCGGCGACATCGGAGGAGAGCCTGGCCGAGGCGCCGGTGCTGCCCCCGGACCCCGCGCAGATCGTCACCAGGGTGCAGGTCCGCGAGGGGATCGGGGTGACCGGCGCGTTGGCCGCGGCCGCCATGGGAGCCATTGGCGCCCTGGGTCTTTCGCGGTTACGTCGGCGTTAGTGGGTGACGACCTTCAAGCCGACGATGCAGCCGACGACGCCGAGCATGAGCAGCACCTTGATCAGTGACGCGGATTCGGCGCCGGTGATCATCGCGAAGGCGACGGTGAGCACCGCGCCGATACCGACCCACACCGCGTAGCTGGTGCCCGGGGGCAGGGTGCGCATCGCGATGGCCAGTCCGATCATCGACAACACCAGTGCCACACCGAATATCACCGACGGCCACAGCCGGGTGAAACCTTCGGTCTTGCTCAGCGCGGTCGCCCACACTGCTTCCAGGACGCCTGAGACGGCGAGAATCAACCAGGCCATGACGCACCTCCAAACACCCCGTCTTTTCGCTGGCCGGGTACGGGTGCGCCTCGTCCGGTGCCGTGTGCTGGCAGTGCCCATTGTAACAACGACGTAACATCGCAGGCTGTGAGCTTGGCAACCACGTGGTCCCGGTCCATGGGCATCGATGTCCCCATCGTCAACGCGCCGATGGGCGGTGCGGCGGGCGGCAAGTTGGCCGCCGCGGTCTCGGCTGCCGGCGGCCTCGGCATGGTCGGGATGGGAAGTTCGGCCACGGCCGAGCAGCTGACGGCCGAACTCGCGCAGCTCGACGGCGCGCGATGCGGAATTGGCCTGGTGCACTGGGTCGCTCAGGACCGGCCGGATCTGTTCGACGTCGCGGTGGCCGCCCAACCGGCGCTGCTCAGCGTCAGCTTCGGCGAGGACTGGGCCTGGGTGCGCCGGGCGCACGACGCGGGACTGGTGGTGACGACCCAGGTGGCCACGGTCGACGCGGCCCGCCGGGCGGTCGAGGCCGGGGTGGACGTGCTGGTGGCCCGCGGAGCCGAAGGCGGTGGCCATGGCGAGCCGACGGTCGGCACCCTGCCGCTGCTGGCCGACGTGCTCGACGCCGTCGACGTGCCGGTCCTCGCCGCCGGTGGAGTGTCCTCGCCGCGAGCTGTGGCGGCGGTGCTGGCGGCCGGGGCGGCCGGGGCCTGGGTCGGCACGGCATTCGCCGCATGTGCCGAGGCGTTGACGCCTGCGTCGGCGCGGCAGGCGCTGATCGTCGCCGATGGCGGCGCTACCGAACTGACCAGCGAGTACGACGTCGCCGCCGGGTATCGATGGCCGGCGAACATCCCCGAGCGGGTTCTGCGCGGTTCGCCCGTCAATGCCGGACAGGGGGTGGGAGCGGTGGCACGCCCGGCCAGTGCGGCCGAGACGGTGAAATCGCTGTCAGAAGGCGCGGCTGAGCTGCTCGGACGCTGGCATTGATGAGCCTGCCAAACCGTCGAGAGCGGCGGCGGTTTGGCAGGCCCGAGATATATTTAACTCCTGCGGCAATTTGGTGTCAGCCGAATCGGCAAATTCATGACTGGATGCTGAGCGCTGCCTCGACTGCGTCGAGCACCCGTCCCGCACCGTCCTCGGCGCCGAGGCGCGCCGCCAAGGCTGCGGCGCGGGCGCGATAATCGTAATTTGCCAGCGTTTCGTGGATCGCCGCGCCCAGGTTCTCGGCGCTGAGCCGACGCTGTGGGATCGGCCGCGGCCCGACTCCGAATTCGAACAGCCGCCGCGCCCAGAACGGTTGGTCGCCGTAACCGGCGGGCACCGCGACCGTCGGTACCCCGGCGCGCAGTCCCGCTGCCGCGGTGCCGGCGCCGCAGTGGTGAACGACGGCGGCCGCCCGCGCGAACAGCCAGTCGTGGGGTATCTCGCCGACCGCCATCACGTCATCCCCGCCGACGTCGAGTCCGGCCCACCCGGCTTGGATCACCGCACGGGTGCCCGCGCTCCGAACTGCCTGTGCGACAAGCGCGGACAGCTCGCGGGCCTCAGCGCGGCTGTTGACCGTGCTGCCGAAACCGATGACGACCGGGGGTGGGCCGGCGGCGAGGAACTCCACCAGCTCGGCGGGCGGTCGCCATTCGGTCGGGTGCGCCGGCCACCAATAGCCGACGACGTCGAGGCCGGGCCTCCAGTCGGATGGCCTCGGCAGCACCGTGGAGGAGTAGCCATACAGGATCGGCCACCGATCTTCGATGCGTCGCCGTCGCATCGTCCGGGCCGAGGCCTTCGGCAGACCGAGTTGCGCGCGCCAGCCGTTGACCGTCTTGCCGTACAGCAGGTCGATGGCCGCTTCACCGATCCGCGCGGCCGCCACGTTCCCGGGCGGCCCCGCGGACCAGGCGCCCAGCACGGCGGGCGGATACTCGGCTGTCGCCGAGAGGGGCTGCAACCGCACTCCGATGCTGGGGATGCCAAGGGCCTCGGCGAGGGGATGGCCGGCCAGTTCGGAGAACGGTGACAGCAGCAGTGCATCGAGCGGGTCGTCGCGGACAGCGGCGATGACGTCGTCTCCCAACGCTCGCATCCCGCTCGGGCTGAAGAAAGCCGCCATGGCCTTCGCGACCTCGCGCGCCGAGACGTCGGACAGATCGGCCGAGGCGTCGTCGAGCCCGCGAAATTCCAGCCCGCAGCCGGTCACCAGCTCGGCGAAGGCCTGATAGGCCACCACGATCACGCGATGTCCGGCCTGTCGCAGTCGCACGCCGACGCCGGTCAGTGGGGCCACATCGCCGCGGCTGCCGATGGCGATGATCGCGACGGTGGTCACGGCGCCGTGGCCTTGTCGAAGATCTCGACCAGGACCTCACCATGCGCGCTGACGTCGTAGTCGGGATCGCGGGCATACTCCTGCGCGGCGCTGTCCAGTGCGCCGCGCAGGATGTTCTTCATGAACAGCGGTGACAGTCCCCGGAACTCACCGTTTTTGATGCCTTCGGCGAAAATGCTCTGCGGGTCGAGGGCCGCGAGGTCGCCGGTCGGTGGATGGTCCTGGACGGCTTTCGCCGCGGCCTGGTCGACCCGTAGCCCGTCCGCGTCGCGGTATCCGGAGATCAGCTCGAGCATCGCCACTGCGGCCGATCGGTTGGCGGCGATGAACGCGACATTGGCCCGGATGTAGGCGGACAGCTTTGCCACGGCACCGGTTTCGGCGTTGACGGCAGGGACGATCACCGCGACACCGCGGGTGAAGATCTCGGTGAAGACCGCCTCGACCACCTCGGACTTGCTGGTGAAGTGATACAGCACAGCGCTTTTCGCGATGCCGATGTGTTCGGCGATGCGCGCCAGCGACGCCTGCGGATAGCCCTGTTCGGCAATCACCTCCAGCGCGCCGTCGACGATCTGCCGGCGGCGGGCCTGTTCCGTGAAGGTTTTCGCCCTTTCTGACCGCATGGTCTGAGATTAGACCGATCGGTCAGACGATGGCAAGATTCAACCCATATCCGCCAGCGGGGGCGCGGATATGGGCTGGTAGAGGGCCTGGTGAGCGCTGGTCAGCGAATGGTGCGGCGGTTGAGTGACCGCGCGCCCATCATGAGCATGAAGACGATGAGCGCCCCGACGATGGCGACACCGACCCGCACCGGCAGTGCGTCGGCCGGCGGCAGCAGTGACGCCGCCTGGGCCGCGGTCGGCTCGTCGCGCTTGGGTGCGATCAGCGACGGGTCGGGGTCGACGAGGGTGCCGACCTTGGTGCCCGGCGGAGTGGCGAAACCGTAGTCGAGCAGGCGCGCGGCCTGTTCCCACGGCGCGATGGGAACCCGGGTGCCCTTCATCAACACGGCGACCAGGCGGCGGCCGTCGCGATTGGCGGCGCCGACGAACGTCTGGCCGGCGTCGTCGGTGTAACCGGTCTTGCCGCCCATGGCGCCGGGGTAGTTGTAGAGCAGCTTGTTGTCGTTCTCCACGGGGTAGGACGGATTGCCGTCGCGGCCGGGGAAGTCGTAGGTCTGGGTGGCCACGATGTCGGCGAATGCCGGGTTCTGCCAGGCATACCGGTAGAACAGCGCCATGTCGTACGCCGAGGTGCTCATCCCGGGGCCGTCGAGGCCGGATGGGGTGGCGGCCCGGGTGTCGCGGCCGCCGAGCTTGCCGGCCAGGATGTTCAGCTTCTGCAGGGCGGGGTCCCAGCCGCCGAGCTGCATGGCCAGGGCGTGCGCCGCGTCGTTGCCGGAGTGCATCAGCAACCCGTGCAGCAGGTCGTTGATCGTGTACTGCCCGCCGGGGCCGACGCCGACGCGGGTGCCCTCGGAGTTGGCGTCCTCCTGGGTGCCCGCCACCAACTTGTTGAGGTTGAGTTCGTTGAGCGCGGCCGTCGCCGTCAACACCTTGATGATGCTGGCCGGGCGGTGACGTCCGTGCGGATCCTTGGCGGCGATGACGTCGCCGGTGTCCAGATCGGCGACCACCCAGGCTTCGGCCGAGACGTCGCTGGGCACGGGGGGAGTGTTCGCTGCGGTCACCACGCCGCAGCCCGAAAGAGCCTCGCCGCCAATCGTCTTGGCGGGCACCGGCAGCGGGCCGGGGGCGATCTCGCCCGGCTTGGGCACCTCGGAGGCATCCACCGCCGGAGGGGTGGTCACCTTGTACGGGCACTCCGCAGCCTGGGGTGGATCGGCGGCGGCCACACCGGCCGTCATCAGGGGTGCTGTCAGCATCGCCAGTGCCGCGAACGCGGACACTGCGCGCTGGGTACTCCTCCGCAAGGTCGCCATCGTGTCCGAAGGTTAGGCGATTCGGTCCCGATTTCCGTTTTGCCACGCTGTGACGTGTGTGACTGGTGTGAAAACTGGGTACATATCGACGTCACCAACCAGCCGCGTGGGGTCAGCCTTCGTGCAGGACGACACTCCATACGTCGCTATCGGTGGTATCCCCGCTTCTCGGACGAGGTCGCGAATCTTATGTTGGATCGTCCGTCCGGAATCTGCCAGGAGCTCAACAGGGTCGTCCGGGCTTGCCTGGGAGGGTCGGGGGACGGAACCGAGCAGCTAAGCGCAATTGTCCAAGATCACACCACCGAAAGGAGCCGTCCCCCTTGCTCAAACGATAGACCCATTGTCAATGATCGCAGCGGTTGCCGCCTTGCGTCAGATGTAGAAGGCGGTGTTCAGGCTCTGAATCGAAGGGGAATCACGAGGCTCCGGCTTACTCATTTAAGCCGGACCTGCCTCGTGTTCGACGCCAGTCCGGTCGAACACATTCTGGCCCAAGGTCCCCCCTTCGGTGTGGACCGGAAGTGGTGTGGGGCGGTTACATCCCTGCACTGCGCGGGTGTTGAATCGCGGGGACCATCCGCTCCTCGCCGATGGTGCAAAGCTGGTGTGGCTCACCGCCTTTCGGGAGAAAGTAGGGGAGCCACACCAGCGTGGTGCGACTAGTAGTTGAGGATCGCCTATTTGTCGCTGCTCTTGTCGGCGCGATGCTTGCCGCCGGCGTTCTTCGCCTCGGACGCCTGCTTGGCCGACCGCGCTTCCTGTTTCGCCGCTTTGGCTTCCTGCCTCGCCTGCTGGCGTTCGGCTCTGGCCTGCCTGCGGGCCTCGCGTTTGGTCTCGCGGGTCTGCTTCTTTGCCTCGTCGGTGGATTCCTTGCCGACCCCGGTACTTGACGCCTCAGAGGAATGGCTGTCAGCGGTTTTATTGGCAGAGGTATCGGAACCGCCTTCCGTGGCGGATGAACCAGCGTCGCTTCCCGCGGCGTCACTTTCGGCAGACGTTTGGGTTTCGACGGCTTCGCCCTGTGGGGTCAGTGACAGGGTTGCGGTTCGCGCTGCGTTCAACATTGATCGTGCTGTGCTAGCGATGCTGTCGACGGAGTGTGCTACACCGCGCGTGAGCTCATCGGCTGGACGCGTCGTCTGCGGTGGCTCAACCATCTCCGCTTCCACGTCGACAGTCTGCAACGTGGTCACATCGTCAACCGTTGCTGTGCTGGCTACGTCAGTATTCGTGACCACCGCATCTGCGGGTGGGGTAATGGCCTCCGCGATGGCCTGGGGTATCACTACCAGCAGAGTGCGCAGAGGATTGAGGAAGGCGTCGGTCAAGATCCCGGGAGTCCACCCCTCGGGTGCCATGGGCGGGTTGGGGATCGGGATCGGGATGGGGCGAGGCGGAAAGTACACACCGTTGAGGAACGCATATGTCATGTCGGCGGGAAAGTTGACGATCGCGCTGACTGCTTTCAGCGGGTCACCTTCGCCGGAAGCATCGACGAGCGCTTGACCCGTTTCCGAGATCGCCTGCACCATTGTGGAGACCAACCCGCTGGCTATACCTTGAACGACCTGCGCCAGGAGGCCTGCGTCAAACATGTTGTGGAATGCGAAGGTTTC
The genomic region above belongs to Mycolicibacterium sp. HK-90 and contains:
- the yhjD gene encoding inner membrane protein YhjD; its protein translation is MSAGEGLAVDEPEKPGLLARIRARFPWFDHVMRAQERYNDCNGNFYAAGITYFTIFALFPLLMVGFAAGGFLLSRRPDLLEEIEERIRQAVSGDLGQQLVTLMDSAIASRGTVGVIGLATAIWAGLGWMANLREALSQMWEQHAESNFVGNKLSDLLALVSAFLAMVITIALTALGDPALMRKVLRWIGLHDGVLLGSGLRLISIVVSVSISWLLFTWIISRLPREPVPFRRSIRAGLLAAVGFEIFKQVASIYLQTVLNGPAGATFGPVLGLMVFAYVTARLILFATAWAATSEESLAEAPVLPPDPAQIVTRVQVREGIGVTGALAAAAMGAIGALGLSRLRRR
- a CDS encoding TetR/AcrR family transcriptional regulator, which gives rise to MRSERAKTFTEQARRRQIVDGALEVIAEQGYPQASLARIAEHIGIAKSAVLYHFTSKSEVVEAVFTEIFTRGVAVIVPAVNAETGAVAKLSAYIRANVAFIAANRSAAVAMLELISGYRDADGLRVDQAAAKAVQDHPPTGDLAALDPQSIFAEGIKNGEFRGLSPLFMKNILRGALDSAAQEYARDPDYDVSAHGEVLVEIFDKATAP
- a CDS encoding glycosyltransferase; translated protein: MTTVAIIAIGSRGDVAPLTGVGVRLRQAGHRVIVVAYQAFAELVTGCGLEFRGLDDASADLSDVSAREVAKAMAAFFSPSGMRALGDDVIAAVRDDPLDALLLSPFSELAGHPLAEALGIPSIGVRLQPLSATAEYPPAVLGAWSAGPPGNVAAARIGEAAIDLLYGKTVNGWRAQLGLPKASARTMRRRRIEDRWPILYGYSSTVLPRPSDWRPGLDVVGYWWPAHPTEWRPPAELVEFLAAGPPPVVIGFGSTVNSRAEARELSALVAQAVRSAGTRAVIQAGWAGLDVGGDDVMAVGEIPHDWLFARAAAVVHHCGAGTAAAGLRAGVPTVAVPAGYGDQPFWARRLFEFGVGPRPIPQRRLSAENLGAAIHETLANYDYRARAAALAARLGAEDGAGRVLDAVEAALSIQS
- the trpS gene encoding tryptophan--tRNA ligase, translating into MSSGSKQVVFSGAQPTSDSLHLGNALGAVTHWAQLQDGYEAFFCVVDQHAITVPQDPETLRRRTLVTAAQYLALGIDPTRSTVFVQSHVPEHSQLAWVLGCFTGFGQASRMTQFKDKSQKQGADATTVGLFTYPVLMAADVLLYDTDLVPVGEDQRQHLELARDLAQRFNARFPDTFVVPEAMIPRATAKIYDLQDPSAKMSKSAASDAGLISLLDDPKATAKKIRSAVTDSEREIRFDQENKPGISNLLSIQSAVTGTDIDKLVEGYAGRGYGDLKKETAEAVVEFVTPIKTRVDELLADPAELQSVLAAGAEHARQVAGKTLARVYDRIGFLQQTP
- a CDS encoding D-alanyl-D-alanine carboxypeptidase family protein, which gives rise to MATLRRSTQRAVSAFAALAMLTAPLMTAGVAAADPPQAAECPYKVTTPPAVDASEVPKPGEIAPGPLPVPAKTIGGEALSGCGVVTAANTPPVPSDVSAEAWVVADLDTGDVIAAKDPHGRHRPASIIKVLTATAALNELNLNKLVAGTQEDANSEGTRVGVGPGGQYTINDLLHGLLMHSGNDAAHALAMQLGGWDPALQKLNILAGKLGGRDTRAATPSGLDGPGMSTSAYDMALFYRYAWQNPAFADIVATQTYDFPGRDGNPSYPVENDNKLLYNYPGAMGGKTGYTDDAGQTFVGAANRDGRRLVAVLMKGTRVPIAPWEQAARLLDYGFATPPGTKVGTLVDPDPSLIAPKRDEPTAAQAASLLPPADALPVRVGVAIVGALIVFMLMMGARSLNRRTIR
- a CDS encoding multidrug efflux SMR transporter, which encodes MAWLILAVSGVLEAVWATALSKTEGFTRLWPSVIFGVALVLSMIGLAIAMRTLPPGTSYAVWVGIGAVLTVAFAMITGAESASLIKVLLMLGVVGCIVGLKVVTH
- a CDS encoding nitronate monooxygenase, yielding MSLATTWSRSMGIDVPIVNAPMGGAAGGKLAAAVSAAGGLGMVGMGSSATAEQLTAELAQLDGARCGIGLVHWVAQDRPDLFDVAVAAQPALLSVSFGEDWAWVRRAHDAGLVVTTQVATVDAARRAVEAGVDVLVARGAEGGGHGEPTVGTLPLLADVLDAVDVPVLAAGGVSSPRAVAAVLAAGAAGAWVGTAFAACAEALTPASARQALIVADGGATELTSEYDVAAGYRWPANIPERVLRGSPVNAGQGVGAVARPASAAETVKSLSEGAAELLGRWH
- a CDS encoding exodeoxyribonuclease III; its protein translation is MTVSTINVNGIRAAVKQRSTDNLGLLPWLKETEADVVCLQETRADDEQLSDALAPALADGWNLASAVPHVKGRNGVAVLSRHPIDAARLLVSEEFEAHGRYLEVDTAGVTVASIYVPTGEAETDRQLEKERFMATVAARMAELLGRDAVLCGDWNIAHTENDIKNWKGNVKKAGFLPSERAWLTELLGTGWVDVVRVLHPDVAGPYSWWSWRGKAFDNDAGWRIDYHLASPTLAVRATSARVDRAELYALRWSDHSPVTVAYG
- a CDS encoding TIGR03086 family metal-binding protein, encoding MHTIETDLRPLHRVAVLRCVTAVDAVGISDLDRPTPCAEWTLADLLAHMTVQHRGFAAAARGRGADEAVWDVATVADAVRADPAGTYTAAAHDVLDAFAADGVMETTFALPEFGPDATFPGALAIGFHLVDYAVHGWDVAASLGASYELPADVIAAVLPLVLAIPDGDFRDTPASPFDRAVDHSAATDFEKVLLHLGRRPDWRQP
- a CDS encoding alpha/beta fold hydrolase; the encoded protein is MAERAPIHLGFVGGADSVQKEPILLLHPFLLSQSVWKYVAPQLAQTGRYEVFAPTMAGHHGGAHAPVLLDVATLADDVERRLDELGWCTAHIVGNSLGGWVAFELERRGRARTLTGIAPAGGWSRFTPAKYEIIAKFMAALPVVLSTAVLRQQLLKLPLTKQISYLAVSATPDVLNDSDRRDLIEDLAHCPAYFKLMVKALTTAGLMEIKNSRTPTQLVICEKDRVLPAPRFTRHFTANLAPDAVVKTLKGVGHVPMFEAPDTITQVITEFVDPHIGQARATG
- a CDS encoding MarR family winged helix-turn-helix transcriptional regulator, coding for MLAPLLRDLMAAEQPVLDAHGLTMWGYVVLSALDRSAVRTQAALAEAIGADKTRIIRTLDDLQQQGFIEREPDPDDRRVRLLAITDAGRAVKDSAQQEIQRGEERWLGELTSEERAAFLRALKRLTPE